A genomic segment from Aegilops tauschii subsp. strangulata cultivar AL8/78 chromosome 1, Aet v6.0, whole genome shotgun sequence encodes:
- the LOC109742914 gene encoding dirigent protein 22-like, which translates to MASPTRDLSIILVMHFILSMASPSLSCVIPCESEINLRLYLHQIAAGSGTNQVAIVASSQPAGFGTTAVNDWTVIDGPNPGTATIVARTKGMHVQADVGGPGWFNYFSMVFEDSRRRGSSFEVMGMNRAQEGEMAIIGGTGEFAMARGTIKYRALANPPPGQSIKELNIHAFYVKPAGTIAGPTIQ; encoded by the exons ATGGCCAGTCCTACTCGTGACCTGTCCATCATTTTGGTCATGCATTTCATTCTATCCATGGCCAGTCCATCGCTTTCTTGTGTTATTCCTTGTGAGTCTGAGATAAACTTGCGTTTGTACTTGCACCAAATTGCTGCTGGATCAGGCACCAACCAGGTAGCAATTGTCGCCTCGAGCCAACCAGCTGGGTTTGGTACGACCGCTGTTAACGACTGGACTGTGATTGATGGTCCAAACCCCGGTACTGCGACCATTGTTGCCCGTACCAAAGGCATGCATGTGCAGGCTGATGTAGGTGGTCCAGGCTGGTTCAACTACTTCAGCATGGTGTTCGAGGACTCCAG GCGCCGTGGATCGTCATTTGAAGTAATGGGGATGAACCGAGCTCAAGAAGGCGAGATGGCCATTATCGGTGGGACTGGAGAGTTTGCTATGGCACGTGGGACCATCAAGTACAGAGCACTCGCCAACCCCCCTCCGGGTCAAAGTATTAAAGAACTCAATATTCATGCTTTCTACGTCAAACCAGCT ggCACTATAGCTGGCCCCACCATCCAGTAA